Proteins encoded within one genomic window of Equus caballus isolate H_3958 breed thoroughbred chromosome 20, TB-T2T, whole genome shotgun sequence:
- the OR2N1Q gene encoding olfactory receptor family 2 subfamily N member 1Q isoform X1, whose protein sequence is MALINKSHPEEFILLGFADRPWLELPLFVILLITYPMAMMGNIAIILVTKLDPRLHSPMYFFLTNLSFLDMCYTTSIVPQMLFNLGSAKKTISYVGCAAQLYFFHIMGGTECLLLAIMSFDRYVAICKPLHYTLVMNQRVCILSVSTVWLCGMIYAVSEATVTLQLPLCGLNTLDHLLCEIPVLIKNACGEKGANEFTLSVVCIFMLAVPLCLILISYACIGHAVFKIKSSEGRIKAFGTCSSHLIVVFLFYGPAISMYLQPPSSISRDQPKFMALFYGVVTPTLNPFIYTLRNKDVKGALGKLVRSIFTSK, encoded by the coding sequence ATGGCACTAATTAACAAAAGCCATCCTGAAGAGTTTATTCTACTGGGCTTTGCTGACCGTCCTTGGCTAGAGCTTCCTCTATTCGTTATTCTTCTTATAACATACCCCATGGCCATGATGGGAAACATAGCCATCATTCTGGTGACCAAGCTAGACCCCCGTCTGCACAgccccatgtatttcttcctcactAACCTCTCCTTTTTGGACATGTGCTATACCACAAGCATTGTCCCTCAGATGCTGTTTAACCTGGGAAGCGCTAAGAAGACAATAAGTTATGTGGGGTGTGCAGCTCAACTTTATTTCTTCCACATAATGGGGGGCACAGAATGTCTGCTTCTGGCTATCATGTCTTttgatcgctatgtggccatctgcaagcctcTACACTACACCCTCGTCATGAATCAGCGTGTCTGTATCCTATCAGTGTCCACTGTGTGGCTGTGCGGAATGATCTACGCTGTCTCCGAGGCCACTGTTACATTGCAGTTACCACTGTGTGGTCTCAATACCCTGGATCACTTGTTGTGTGAGATTCCTGTTCTAATAAAGAATGCCTGTGGTGAAAAGGGTGCTAATGAATTCACACTGTCGGTGGTATGCATTTTTATGTTAGCTGTTCCGCTATGTTTAATTCTTATTTCCTATGCTTGTATTGGACATGCTGTATTCAAAATTAAATCTTCTGAGGGAAGGATAAAAGCCTTTGGGACCTGTTCCTCCCATCTCATTGTcgttttcttattttatggtCCAGCCATTAGCATGTACCTTCAGCCCCCCTCCTCCATCTCAAGGGACCAGCCCAAGTTCATGGCTCTCTTCTATGGAGTGGTGACTCCTACACTCAACCCTTTCATCTACACCCTGCGGAATAAGGATGTAAAGGGGGCACTGGGCAAACTGGTGAGGAGCATTTTCACTTCAAAGTGA
- the OR2N1Q gene encoding olfactory receptor family 2 subfamily N member 1Q (The RefSeq protein has 2 substitutions compared to this genomic sequence), with protein MALINKSHPEEFILLGFADRPWLELPLFVILLITYPMAMMGNIAIILVTKLDPRLHSPMYFFLTNLSFLDMCYTTSIVPQMLFNLGSAKKTISYVGCAAQLYFFHIMGGTECLLLAIMSFDRYVAICKPLHYTLVMNQRVCILSVSTVWLCGMTYAVSEATVTLQLPLCGLNTLDHLLCEIPVLIKNACGEKGANELTLSVVCIFMLAVPLCLILISYACIGHAVFKIKSSEGRIKAFGTCSSHLIVVFLFYGPAISMYLQPPSSISRDQPKFMALFYGVVTPTLNPFIYTLRNKDVKGALGKLVRSIFTSK; from the coding sequence ATGGCACTAATTAACAAAAGCCATCCTGAAGAGTTTATTCTACTGGGCTTTGCTGACCGTCCTTGGCTAGAGCTTCCTCTATTCGTTATTCTTCTTATAACATACCCCATGGCCATGATGGGAAACATAGCCATCATTCTGGTGACCAAGCTAGACCCCCGTCTGCACAgccccatgtatttcttcctcactAACCTCTCCTTTTTGGACATGTGCTATACCACAAGCATTGTCCCTCAGATGCTGTTTAACCTGGGAAGCGCTAAGAAGACAATAAGTTATGTGGGGTGTGCAGCTCAACTTTATTTCTTCCACATAATGGGGGGCACAGAATGTCTGCTTCTGGCTATCATGTCTTttgatcgctatgtggccatctgcaagcctcTACACTACACCCTCGTCATGAATCAGCGTGTCTGTATCCTATCAGTGTCCACTGTGTGGCTGTGCGGAATGATCTACGCTGTCTCCGAGGCCACTGTTACATTGCAGTTACCACTGTGTGGTCTCAATACCCTGGATCACTTGTTGTGTGAGATTCCTGTTCTAATAAAGAATGCCTGTGGTGAAAAGGGTGCTAATGAATTCACACTGTCGGTGGTATGCATTTTTATGTTAGCTGTTCCGCTATGTTTAATTCTTATTTCCTATGCTTGTATTGGACATGCTGTATTCAAAATTAAATCTTCTGAGGGAAGGATAAAAGCCTTTGGGACCTGTTCCTCCCATCTCATTGTcgttttcttattttatggtCCAGCCATTAGCATGTACCTTCAGCCCCCCTCCTCCATCTCAAGGGACCAGCCCAAGTTCATGGCTCTCTTCTATGGAGTGGTGACTCCTACACTCAACCCTTTCATCTACACCCTGCGGAATAAGGATGTAAAGGGGGCACTGGGCAAACTGGTGAGGAGCATTTTCACTTCAAAGTGA